From the Coffea eugenioides isolate CCC68of chromosome 1, Ceug_1.0, whole genome shotgun sequence genome, the window AACAAAAGGACTAAATAAATGATTATGTATTTTTGGCACAATTTTACCGATAATGGCAGGGATTAGAAGAACACAGAAGATAAAATTTTACTTTAACATTTTGCAATAAATAAGAAAGTCGCCTGGAAAAGGCCGACGCACTCAAAATTCATACCTATTAAACTCTTAAAAATATGGATTTGTCGATTAAACACTTGATAAGGATGAGCCCACTGACCAGTGTACCCAGCTTGATGCGGCTGCCGCCATTATGGTGGGCGTCGAGCCCCTTTCCATCTAGTTAGTTTCAATCTTAAAAAacaaggatatatatatatatatatatacacacacacatacatatacacACACAAAGGTGGTAAACAATCAGTGTGCTAAAAATTAAAGAATGTCCCAAAATCTAGCTCAATTGGTAAAATAACATTAACCTTGTTCGGGCagtaattttttaaagaaaaatttctatattttccgtgatcacattttaaccacacatatatcaaatcgttacagtaatttttctaaaaaaaatcagaaaaatgcACTCACAACAAGGATTGAATAATTTGACTGCTTAGCTGAATTGTGATGAGTTAAGTGGCACGATTACTAACCAAGTTGATTTGATAAATATCCATAACAAACGGTTAACCAAGTGATGTCAATGGCGAGTTATTGGTGCCACATCATGATCGGATGAAAATGAACGCCACTAGTCACTGCCGATGCTAAACCGCATTTTGTATGGAGAGCTTTTGAGGGATGTAGACTTGGGTGTGGTGTCCCCCATCTTCACCTTGAATTGAACTGCTCCATCAAAGTACCATGTGAGTACGTGACAGCCACACGCAACTTGTTTAGACTATCTGGGATATTTTTTCAGGACAACGCGAAGCATAGGATGGATGCGTCTGCCCGACTTCCATTCTGAGCCCAAGGGTCAAGGAGATTAGCTAACTAACAAGTAGGTACTTGTGTTTGTCATcctgaattttaagaaaattgtTTAAGAGCTGAATTTAGTACTTCCATTCATTCTGCTTTGTGCATGttatgctttttcttttttccttttttttcaaattttaagtcTGACGGTAATAAGAACTCTACTCTTGGCTGCTAGACCAACCCAGTGATTAATCATTAGTAAGTCTGTTCACTTGCTAAAAAAACATGGATATAGTGAATATAGTTCTTCTTCGATGGATGGATCTGCTCTCCGTTTCCTACAATGCACATTTGGATGCATGGCATGCGTCGTTATTTACTAGAAAGAGACGTGATCATTTTAAATGTGATTAATCCtgtttattattaataaatgatGACACACGCAATGTATTCATATGTGTATTGCTTGCGAGAAATGAGAACAAAATTTGCTGAGAGAAGCAAGTCCATTCATTTGTTAACATAACAGAATCTTTGACTGGCTCAACTAGATCTTGAGTCGATCGGTGCTGTTCAAGGATCGGGACATCGTATCATCGCTTGATACACGAAATAGCAGACGACGTTTGTATGTTGTACCTAAGTACCGTAAATAGACTGCCGTGTGTGGACAAATTCTTCTAGTGATCCTGTTAAAACAGAGCTAAAAACCTCCCTGCATAATTTGATTTAAAGTACAGCTTCTTGTAGcataaggccttgtttggattgcgatttttcgtcgaaaaattacgtcattttccgtgatcacatttccctattaccttttttcctcacatacatcaaatcgctacaataatttttccatgaaaaatgcaatccaaacacaacctaacATCGCTTCTATGGTAAAACTAACACAACCATGCAAATAAGCAAGTATGCTTTTATACccagaaaagaaataaaagtagggaaagaaaaaaacGAAAAGATTAGTCATACGTCATTAGGATCAAGAGAGTGAGAGACGTCCCTTATCATGTTCGATCATTCTCATCTTAGAACCACGAATAACTAATAAATTACACAGATGACAAAGCAACAAGTCGTTGTAGTATAGTGGTGAGTATACCCGCCTGTCACGCGGGTGACCCGGGTTCgatccccggcaacggcgcttTTGGCTTTCAGTTTTTTCCCTTTCTGAACTGCGAGACCAAGttctttccctctcttttcAGTTTTGTTAGCTTGCTCAATCGACAGACAGACCAAATTCTTTCCCTCCCTCCCTTGCCGCTGAAGAGACGTAACCAGAGATTCTACCTTTGACGCCACTCCTCCACCCGGACTGGGACCAACAAAATACAAATGAAGAAGCAAGAAAAAGCACCCCGCAAATATATAGATGAATTAAACAACAGAAATGTTCTCGAGGTGTTGATCAAAGAAACTGCTAGTTCTCAAACTCTGTTATCAGCCATTCAATGAGTAGCCATACTCCTAGCATTGACCGGGAGAAAACTGCTAGCACCTCCATTACCAGCATACACGTTCTTGCCTTAGATGGCATAGTGAACGTAAATTCATTGTTCACCGTAGGAGTCTTCCTAGGCCTTGCTTGGAACCTCGGGGACCCCAATAACACCCTTGTTGCGTCCCCAGTTTGTACCGCAAGCTCTGGCATGGTGGAAGACTTCGTAAAATTTCATGTCTACTCTTTCAGCTCCTTCCTTTTTTCTAGCCTTATTGCCTTAGCCCTCAAACAGGCCATCAGAAGTTCCAAGGACGGATATTATGGCGCTGAAATGCATTCCGTTGCTCGTGTCAATTTGAAGGTTCTGCAATCTGGGATTTTGGCTTCGGCATTAGGTTCTGTCGCTGGTTGTGTTTTCTTGACATTGGCACTCGTGGATTTTGTTCAAATTAAGCTCGGAACATTGGCCTGCCGGAGCTGGTATACTGCGGGGGCTGTTTTTCCGCTGGTGATATTGGTGCCATTTGCGCTTGTTATTTACATATACGTGGTGTTGCATGCCTTTACTCGGTAGAATTATGCGGCAGCAAGATCATCTTTATATTCAGTCAATTTCCTTCGCCTGGCTAAGCAACAATCACTGACTTAAGAGTCTGTGTTGTGAAATAGTCTAGAGGAGTTAGTTAAATCAATGAATAATCATAGTACTATCATCAAATATCTGTGCAGCACAGTATAGTGACTCTCGGTTGTTTAGGATTTCACACTGTTTTGAACTTTTGATTGTTACTGTATCTTATAATCTGGATAGAGGGAAGAAAAAGGTCAAGAAAAGAGATATAAAGGCAATGAGCGCTTTAATTCTTCTCGTTCTTCATGAAACGAAATACTATTATACTAGGGAAAATGAGGATGGTAGTAATGTACTACTATAACATTATTAGAGAGATTCTTCATAAATTATAATCCCTAATTGGGTAGTATCCTTTTTAACAACTACATAAATTAATGACTTAGGTACGTTGTATGTGGGCATGCGGTGGATTCATTCAAAGCTAAGCATGGGCAGGAgctgacttcttttttttttgggcaaattacattttagccTCCTGTGGTTTTCACAAAAACCACATAACCCCTCCATGATtcaaaaagctatacataaactCCCTGTGATTTGGGTTAAACTGTCAAATAGACGGAATGAACACTTCGTGACGGTTCGTGGGCAAAACGCGCTTGTACTACTGGTATCAATAAGAACCATTCCCATATTACCCTTTGACCCTGATGTGGACAGGATGCTAACTGTATACAAAAAGAATGCTAACTAGAAGTTTCATTACTCGTGGGTTCATCACACGAGACAGTAACGATCTTGTAATCATCATTAGAACTATCATAACCCAATGCACCCCCAATTCGAACAGCCTCCCGAACCAAAGGGCTAGCGGGCAATTTCACGAACTCCATGGTCGTGGGGTTTATCAAATACATTGTATCCCGGAAGCCTATCTCCATTCTGAATCCTAACACCAACACCAACCCGTTGCAAGAACCAACAATTGAGGCGTACTTCGAAGATGTATTCTCTAAAATGTTCTCTGCAAGGGTGAGCTTTTGCAAAACAGCTTCGGAACCAGGGTTGTCAGCGGTAGTGAAAGTTCGGGTGTAGATGCTGCGTGAAGAGAGAGGGACaggggaagaagaaaagaagatgaGTTTTTGGGGGTAATGGAGATGAAGAGTGAGGTAGGCTGTGATGAATAGTGGGTTGGAGAGTAGAGATCGCCATGACTTCGAGACGCACCTGAATTTACCGATAGATTTCGGCGGAAGACGTAAGAGTATGTCGACTGTGAGTTCTTTGGGAATATTTGGGGCTAAGGCAGCCTTGGCCACCGGCATTTGAGATTGATGGAGTTTCTTTGGGGACATCGATTATCGTACTCTAGTTATGTACTGAATTGCAGATGGGGAAGACCCTGCGTCCACATCATGGGTCAAAGGGCATCTCTTGTTTTGATTGACTGGTCCTCCCATTTCTGGTTCCGAAATTCACTCTCATTTCAGGGGTGGCACGAGCTTGGGTTGTCGGCGGTGTGAAGGATACAGTAGAATGTTATGGTGTGAAGacacagaagaagaagaagaagctgcTAAGTCCTCTGGCTGTGTCCTACCATATCTCCCCAGTGGCTGACAGATTCTTTTTACAACACAATTCTTCACGCTACCCATAAATAACAAACCCCTTCACAAGACTCAAAAGGagggaataaaaaataaaagcgaaataatacaaaaataagGAAAGGAGCTGTAAGAAGAAATCCCCAAAGCAGCCAAATTCCGCAAGCCAAGATCCCACCACCCTTATCACTACCCACCAGTCACCGAACCTTCTCCAAAGTCCGAAGGTAAAAGCCGATAATCTTCTCTTTCTCACGACAAAGGCCAGAGCAAGGGAGAGTCTGACTTCATCTGCTttctttttgtatttatattagAGTAATTTGGACATTTTGCCCACGAACCGTCACGATGGCTTCTTTGTCACGATGGCTTCTTTCCGTTTATTTGACAGTTCAACCCAAATCACAGGGAatttatgtatagctttttgaATCATGGGGGGTTAtgtgatttttgtgaaaatCACAGGGGGCTAAaatgtaatttaccctttttttttttgtcagcaacaaTACATTTGTATAATCTAGGGGGGAGAgggagcctaaggaggctgtGGTAGGGGGCTAGTGGGTATCCAGACCCAACTAGACCAAAAGAGTGTTATAGCACaacccttagattttttttgcTGCAGGTGAGGAGCTGACTTCACTTTGTAAACATTTTATAGTGTGTTATCTAAGAGCGCAACTTGCTTTCTCAAGGCTTGGAACCACTGTTTGGTTGGGAAATAGTCAGCAAAGTAGCAGGTGGAACAGATTATAGTAATCCTTCAAGTCAACGAAGCTGGATCCAAGACGTTTATAAATTTGATACCAAATTAACCAAGTTGAAAATAATGTGCAAACCAAGCTTCATCGGATCCAAAACAGAGACCAAATTTTACATGCATCTTTCTTGCAAGTGACAGTaccctttcccttttcttctgtgAGAGGAACAGATTCTGATTGTTGGAAGTGTCATGGCAAATGATCAGAGAAATTTGTTCAATTTCCGGTACTGCTGCTGCGTTCTCGTTTTCCTGTCTACTTTCTCATCTATTTCATTCTTGTACTGGTCTCACTGCTCTAAATGCTGCTATTCAGAAATCCAAACGGCAGTGCAGGAACAAAACCGAACGATTAACTTGCTTACATATCCATCAGCATGGAACAATCTTAACTTCCCATCAAAACCACCCGCAAGACTTCTGAAAGTAGCCCTCTTTGTCAAGAAATGGCCTGATAAACATCATGCCGGAGGGCTCGAACGCCATGCCACGACTCTCCATCTTACTCTCGTGGAAAGGGGGCATGAGCTCCATATCTTCACTACTGCATCGTCGAACTCCTTCATGGAATATCCAATGAGCAACTTAAAATTTCACCTCTCGAAACCGACAGCTGCTGGTTATCTGGACCAAGCTGGTGTGTGGAAGCAATTTCAAACTGAAAACTCGACAGGAAGAGCCTTTGATGTGATCCACACCGAAAGTGTTGGGCTTATGCACACAAGAGCAAGGGATCTGACTAATTTAGCTGTTAGTTGGCATGGTATTGCATATGAATCCATTCATTCTGACATCATTCAGGAGCTTCTGCGATCTCCCGATAAGCCCCAGTCAAATCTACTGACCCAAAGGGCGAAGAAGGTTGTGGAAGAGGTGAGGTTTTTCCCTCGTTATGCTCACCATGTTGCCACTAGTGATCATGTCGGAGATGTCCTCAAACGGATCTACATGATACCAGAGGATCGTGTTCACATTATTCTTAACGGTGTTTATGAGGGAGTATTCAAGCCAGATGCACTAAAGGCCAAAGTCTTCAAGTCCAAGTTTGGCATTCCACAATCCAAAGCATTGGTCCTAGGGATGGCAGGAAGGTTAGTGAAGGACAAGGGACACCCATTGATGTTTCAAGCTTTGAAgcaaattttgaaggaaaattctaCAATTCGGGATAATGTCATGGTTCTTGTCGCTGGAGATGGACCATGGGGTGAAAGATATAAAGAGCTAGGATCCAATTTACTGGTTTTGGGGCCACTGGAACAAGCCGAGTTGGCAGGGTTCTACAATGCAATAGATATACTGGTAAACCCAACTCTTCGAGCTCAAGGGTTAGATCACACCTTGTTGGAGGCTGTCCTGACTGGTAAGCCTCTCATGGCCACAAAACTAGCTAGCATTACTGAATCTGTGATTGTCAGCAAAGAGATAGGGTACACATTTTCACCAAACGTGCCTTCACTAAAGAAAGCTCTGTATGAGGTTTGGGAAGATGGAAGAGTAATTCTGGAAAAGAAAGGTCAGTTGGCAAGAGAAGGGGGTTTGAAATTATATACTGCCACAAAGATGGCAGCGGCTTATGAAAGACTATTTCTCTGTATTGCGCATGATAGAGAGTACAGAAGGGATTACTGTAAATACCAACAGCAAGTTGGTTAGACTAGAGGTTCCACTTGGTTTTAGATATAAATTCTGCCTCAAATTACCAAATAAATGGCAGATTTGCAGGACCTCCAGCAAGTAGCATTTGTTGCAATTCCCATGTATCTCTACCCTGCAAACTAAGCTTCCTGTCTATAAAACAAAACTTACAATCTATAAAAGAGAATCTCAACCAAGGCTATTTTAGTTTTTCGAACCAGAAACCTGCTATACACAAGATACGAGCAATGTATGTTACGGTACTTGTTGCAGCAAGAAAACTTCTAGACTGTTACCAATTCAAATTAGAGAGTTCTTTTATAACCAAGTATCCTACCATTACCACAGCATAATTTACTATGCTTTTTCAAGCAGAGTATGCTGGGTGATATCTGTACATGTTTTGTGTCTTTTCCAAGAGAGAACATAAACAAGGAGAGGAAACAGGAATCATGTTAATGGCAATCGCAAGGTATGATCAGGCTGCATGTCATGCTTACAGACCAATATGATGGGAAGCTGAAAGAACTGCTTGTACAACCTAAACTTGTGAAGCTTACTGTTATTTTGCTGCCATGGTATAATTTTACTCTTCAAATGAGAATGGGTCTTCCTGAGCTTTTTTCGTTGATAAATAAACATTTAAATTGCTGCTACAGCAGCACGTAAAATTCGACTTACTGCATCCGTTAAGAAGGTCATTAGTAAATCCATAACATCCGAAGTGCTTATGCAAATAAACAGAGGAACAGCTGATGAACACTttaaaacaactcaaaagcCTAATTTTCTAATTTATCCCCATCTAGCAATTAAACTCATCATAGGTGCTAGATGCTGAAAATTCAGACATAAGTTTGAAAATATTCTTCCTTTCAATATGCtcagagagaaaaaagaaaaaagaaaaaagaaattatgaGTATCCATAACTCAAATAGTCAATTATGCTGGAAAATATACTGGTTTTTGTATCCCACCAATGAGATCCACAGCCGAAaacctcaaactatttccatTATCTTCAAAGAAAACAACTCTTAACCTGCTTATATTTCTCAACAGAATTACAAAGAGagtaagaaaaggaaaatcacGTAAAGGCCCATCACATACCACAAGCTTCATCATTGGTAGAAATGGTAAAGAAACCACAAAAAGGTCTATCATTATGCATTATTCACTCAAAAATCAACAGTTAAGTCTGGTAATTACTAGTTTAGACTAGGGAGACAATAACAGATTAcaaagtttgaaaaatcttctcCATTACAAACTCCTAAAACTTTCAAGCACGAAATTATATTAGGGAAAGTTTTTGTACCAAATGATAGGCAGAACTCATGAAAAAATATCCAAGTTCTGTCCACAATATCCTGCCTAAAAAGTGGCCTTTACCTACCACAAGACAGTCTATATAAACTACACAGCCAAGGCCTCTGAAATCCCTGCAAGTACAATAAGTTAATCAAATCAGAGAAATGCCTCTTATAGTAGAAACAACAGAAATACAGTAAATATATACAATGACATGAGAAATCATGTATAAATGACATAATGATAGACTTCAATTTACTGTAGTAGCCTACATTTACACTTATATCAAGAAGTTCAAAAATCACTTAGATGACTGAGCAGACCAAAGGTCTCCAACTCTTGAGGAGCATAACCTTCAATTTCAATGAATTTTAAAAGCTCAAATATTGTATTATATATTGGCAACGAAAGTGGCgttggagaaaaaaaattatttgatatttttcaaaaatcaaacTACGATCAATGGGGTGGTGCTTACCTCTAATAAATAACTGGAGAATTCATAAGCCTGGGGGCTTGAAAGGCAGTCCTAATAATAAAGTGACCCTGCATAAACATTGTTCGAATGGTACTTAGACCTGTCTGAACCTCTAACCAGAGAAACTCATGCAACATGCATAATCGTACCTTGCCACCAATTCCCTCTAGAAGCAGAATGAGAGTCGTTCCCGTTTTGGTCATCCTCTTCCCAGTGTTTCTTAAACTGATCCATCTATAAGTTCATCAAAAGCTAGTTCAATTACATCCAAGCCATGTAATCATAAACATGATGATGGTTGCAGTGAAAAAACTTACGCCATGGTATGAGCCCAGTGACTGAGCATTTGAAGACTGCACATACATATCTTCTTGACCGCCATAGTACAAAGATGAACTTAAAGGGCATGGTTCTGCTCTTTCTTGAAATATTGAGCTCCTTTTCTTGTTGGATATGCAATGGCTTTCATCCTCATTGTTCTTAGCCAGATTCTCTGCATAAACATAGGGATTTGAGGCATGAACAGCCTCATAAAGATCAGGTTTTTGTCCTCAATTAAGAAAATTAGATGTCCAAACATCGAGATTTCTCATTCACACACAGCAGTTCTGGGGGCAGAGGAAACCTACACTTGAAATTGATGGAGTCTAATGATTAATCCCACAA encodes:
- the LOC113778679 gene encoding uncharacterized protein LOC113778679, which codes for MSSHTPSIDREKTASTSITSIHVLALDGIVNVNSLFTVGVFLGLAWNLGDPNNTLVASPVCTASSGMVEDFVKFHVYSFSSFLFSSLIALALKQAIRSSKDGYYGAEMHSVARVNLKVLQSGILASALGSVAGCVFLTLALVDFVQIKLGTLACRSWYTAGAVFPLVILVPFALVIYIYVVLHAFTR
- the LOC113778689 gene encoding uncharacterized protein LOC113778689, with amino-acid sequence MENNSSTTGKQVGSASPSSSSISSFNHDLFGSKEPAPTGIFSSIFPPPSSVMGRSGSTSELIECIQRHSARSKVWDKGTPENLAKNNEDESHCISNKKRSSIFQERAEPCPLSSSLYYGGQEDMYVQSSNAQSLGSYHGMDQFKKHWEEDDQNGNDSHSASRGNWWQGSLYY
- the LOC113778671 gene encoding uncharacterized protein LOC113778671, whose protein sequence is MANDQRNLFNFRYCCCVLVFLSTFSSISFLYWSHCSKCCYSEIQTAVQEQNRTINLLTYPSAWNNLNFPSKPPARLLKVALFVKKWPDKHHAGGLERHATTLHLTLVERGHELHIFTTASSNSFMEYPMSNLKFHLSKPTAAGYLDQAGVWKQFQTENSTGRAFDVIHTESVGLMHTRARDLTNLAVSWHGIAYESIHSDIIQELLRSPDKPQSNLLTQRAKKVVEEVRFFPRYAHHVATSDHVGDVLKRIYMIPEDRVHIILNGVYEGVFKPDALKAKVFKSKFGIPQSKALVLGMAGRLVKDKGHPLMFQALKQILKENSTIRDNVMVLVAGDGPWGERYKELGSNLLVLGPLEQAELAGFYNAIDILVNPTLRAQGLDHTLLEAVLTGKPLMATKLASITESVIVSKEIGYTFSPNVPSLKKALYEVWEDGRVILEKKGQLAREGGLKLYTATKMAAAYERLFLCIAHDREYRRDYCKYQQQVG
- the LOC113774567 gene encoding F-box/kelch-repeat protein At3g23880-like, producing MSPKKLHQSQMPVAKAALAPNIPKELTVDILLRLPPKSIGKFRCVSKSWRSLLSNPLFITAYLTLHLHYPQKLIFFSSSPVPLSSRSIYTRTFTTADNPGSEAVLQKLTLAENILENTSSKYASIVGSCNGLVLVLGFRMEIGFRDTMYLINPTTMEFVKLPASPLVREAVRIGGALGYDSSNDDYKIVTVSCDEPTSNETSS